The sequence below is a genomic window from Candidatus Binataceae bacterium.
AGGGGCGGCGGTGGGCGCGGCCTTCACCTTTGCCTTCAAATACGGCTTCGCGCGCGCCCGTCCTTATCGCGGCAATGGGCGCTGGGCATTTTGGGACAACGGCGAGTCCTTTGTCTCTGGCCATGCCACTCCGGCTTTCGCCCTGGCCTGCGGCTTGAGCGAATACGCCGACAATAACTGGATGGTGGCGATTCCCGCCTACGGCGCCGCCACTGCGGTGGGGGTGGGCCGGATCGGCACCGGCGCCCACTGGCTGTCCGACGTCGTGGGTTCGGCGCTGCTGGGGATCGGCTCGACCGAGATGGTGCTGTATTTCCATAAACAGCAACAGGAGCATCCCGCCTCCTGGCAGATCTTCTCCGCCAGCGGCCCCTCGGGTCAGGGCGGCGGGGCAGGCGTCTCGTACGACTGGTAGGTAAGCGCCGTGCCGCGCCAGCCACTTTTGTTGGCCCCGCAACTGAACTAGCGTCAGGTTTGGGCGATTTTTGGCGCCCA
It includes:
- a CDS encoding phosphatase PAP2 family protein, translated to MKIVSLSAAVFALLVCLAPYAAQADNSSVSDQIAADGRFVVNKAVNDSYDFFTAPVLLGQALRTPVFYYTLLGAGAALGTGFALDNTVYGHFRGMSSGVGTVLEDVPTFGMLGVTAATYGWGLYTDNQRTRQFMITTSEGAAVGAAFTFAFKYGFARARPYRGNGRWAFWDNGESFVSGHATPAFALACGLSEYADNNWMVAIPAYGAATAVGVGRIGTGAHWLSDVVGSALLGIGSTEMVLYFHKQQQEHPASWQIFSASGPSGQGGGAGVSYDW